The Paramormyrops kingsleyae isolate MSU_618 chromosome 11, PKINGS_0.4, whole genome shotgun sequence genome includes a window with the following:
- the scamp2l gene encoding secretory carrier membrane protein 2, like has protein sequence MSGFDSNPFAEPLDLNPFQDPSVTQATGSGPDRVSEYNPFSESSQDMQNRTTIPASPSQPAVLQPSVEPSAQAAAAAAQADLLRQQEELERKAAELDRKEQELRSRGAATGKENNWPPLPRHFPIKPCFYQDFAEDIPLEYQRVCKMMYYLWMFHCVTLFLNVLACLSYFTVEASHGVDFGLSILWFILFSPCSFLCWYRPVYKAFKSDSSFSFFFFFFVFFFQVVVFIIQSVGIPNWGNSGWISSISMIKTNLAVAVVMMVVAGFFTVCAVLSVILLQMVHSKYRRTGASFQKAQQEFSQGVLTNRTFQNAAATAATSAAQGAFQRS, from the exons ATGTCTGGATTTGACAGCAACCCCTTTGCGGAGCCCCTAGATCTCAACCCTTTCCAG GATCCTTCGGTGACACAGGCGACCGGCAGTGGACCGGACCGCGTCTCAGAATACAACCCATTCTCTGAGAGCTCTCAG GACATGCAGAACAGGACCACTATCCCCGCGTCACCTTCCCAGCCGGCCGTACTGCAGCCATCGGTGGAGCCCAGTGCACAG GCCGCGGCTGCCGCCGCCCAGGCAGACCTCCTCAGACagcaggaggagctggagagaAAGGCGGCTGAACTGGACCGTAAGGAGCAGGAGCTTCGCAGTCGGGGAGCCGCCACAG gcaaagaaaataACTGGCCCCCCCTTCCACGGCATTTTCCCATAAAACCTTGCTTCTACCAAGACTTTGCTGAAGACATTCCTCTTGAATACCAAAGAGTCTGCAAGATGATGTACTACCTTTGGATGT TTCACTGCGTGACCCTGTTCCTGAACGTGCTGGCTTGCTTGTCCTACTTCACTGTGGAAGCCTCTCATGGGGTGGACTTCGGCCTGTCCATCCTCTGGTTCATCCTCTTCAGCCCTTGCTCCTTCCTCTGCTGGTATAGACCTGTGTACAAAGCCTTCAA GTCAGACAGCTCCTtcagtttcttcttcttcttcttcgtcTTCTTCTTCCAAGTGGTGGTCTTCATCATCCAGAGTGTTGGCATCCCAAACTGGGGGAACAG TGGCTGGATCTCCTCCATATCCATGATCAAGACCAACCTGGCCGTGGCGGTggtcatgatggtggtggcTGGCTTTTTCACGGTCTGCGCCGTGCTCTCGGTCATTTTGCTACAAATG GTCCACTCCAAATACCGGCGGACGGGGGCCAGTTTCCAGAAGGCCCAGCAGGAGTTCTCGCAGGGTGTCCTCACCAACAGAACCTTCCAGAATGCGGCTGCCACGGCTGCCACCTCTGCTGCTCAGGGCGCCTTCCAGAGGAGCTAG